Part of the Prochlorococcus marinus CUG1435 genome, AAATCATAGAAAATATGATTGGATGCCTCCCTTTTATTGGCATTTATAAGTTTTACCTCTCTACCTGAACCTTCGGGAGCAATGACTTTATCAATTAATGTTTGACCTACTTCACTTGGGCTTCCTAATTGCTCTAATTGAACATCTTTATTGACATCAGAAATAACTAAACTTAAGGTCTCATTACTATTTATTAAATCATGATAAATAATTTCAGGTCCTCCATCGACTTTTACTCTAGTCCATCCTGTTGGATATAAAAAGGCATATCTACCATCTGGACTTTGATAAGCTTCTAATCCCGCATTTAGTCCGCCACTACAAGCACTAAGTGTCAAGCACAAAAAAACCAAAAATAAATATTTAAAAGGGTTAAATTTAATATTTTTCATTTTGTTTGAAATTACTAACTAAAAACATAATAAGACATTAAAAGCAAACAATTATGGCAATTCGGAATTTTGCGTCTAAATTATCTCTAGAAATAGTTTAATTTTGATTACTTATACCAAACCACTTTCAAAATTAATCGGTCATTTTGAGAAATTCCCAGGGATTGGTCCAAGAACAGCGCAACGATTAGCCCTGTTTATTTTAAAACAACCTGAAAGTACAATAAGAGAATTTTCAAAGGCTCTGTTAGAAGCACATAGTAATGTTGGTCGTTGCAAAAAATGTTTCAATTTGACTTCAGAAGATGAATGCGAAATTTGTAAAAATACCGAAAGGAATCAAAAACTAATCTGTGTAGTAGCAGAAACTAAAGATTTGCTCGCTTTGGAGCGCGCCAGAGAATTTAAAGGTGTTTACCATGTTATTGGTGGTTTAATATCCCCAATGGATTCTGTTGGCCCCGAACTCTTAGAAATAAGAAGCTTGGTAGAAAGAGTTAGTCATTCTGAAATAGATGAGATCATATTGGCATTGACCCCA contains:
- a CDS encoding photosystem II reaction center PsbP family protein; translated protein: MKNIKFNPFKYLFLVFLCLTLSACSGGLNAGLEAYQSPDGRYAFLYPTGWTRVKVDGGPEIIYHDLINSNETLSLVISDVNKDVQLEQLGSPSEVGQTLIDKVIAPEGSGREVKLINANKREASNHIFYDLEYELNLNEQARHELATVVIDRGTLYTFAVGTNEERWNKVDGMFSNVIESFNFLI
- the recR gene encoding recombination protein RecR, which encodes MITYTKPLSKLIGHFEKFPGIGPRTAQRLALFILKQPESTIREFSKALLEAHSNVGRCKKCFNLTSEDECEICKNTERNQKLICVVAETKDLLALERAREFKGVYHVIGGLISPMDSVGPELLEIRSLVERVSHSEIDEIILALTPSVEGDTTSLYIGKLLAPFTKVTRIAYGLPMGSELEYVDEVTLARALEGRTKLN